A window of Pedococcus badiiscoriae genomic DNA:
ATGGCTGCGAGGGCGTGCAGGGACGGGCCGAAACCCAGCCGCCACCCGAGGAAGCCCAGGACGGCCACAGCGCCGAGCCGAGGCGTCAGCGGTGACGCGCCGGCGCGCCGTGCCAGCGCTGATAGGGGACCCGCCGCCCGCGACACGGCGAACCGACCTGCGGTCATGGCCAAGACGGGTGCCTCCTTCCCGGGACCTCCACCGACCATGACGTAGGCCGCGTGGCCGCGGTTCAGTGCCTGCCGCCGGCACGTGGTGGGCCAGGATGCCCCGCGGACGTAGGGGCTGCCGACGGCGAGGGTCATGCCGCCACCCGGGTGAGCACGGCGGCGACCTGCGTTGCCGTGGTCGACCACGGCGACAAGGTGGTCCGGCGCGCCGTGGCAGCCGTGCGCAGTCGCTCGCGCAGCCCTGCGTCCTCGAGCCAGCACCGCAGCGCCCGGCCCAGCCCGTCCGCCGCGCCGACGTCCGCCGCGCCTTCGCTCGCCGCGGTCGGTGGCACGAGCAGGCCCGGCGTGGTGCCGTCCGGAGCCGTGCCCAGCGCCTCGGCGATGCCTCCCACGGAGGTCGCGATGACCGGGAGGCCGCGGGCCAGCGCCTCCGTGGCGACGAGGCCGTACGTCTCCATCCGCGACGGGTGCACGAGCACGTCGGCCGCGGCATACGCATCGTCCAGGTCGCGGCCGGTGAGCGGGCCGACGAAGGTGACCCGGTCGGCGATCTCCGCGTCGTGGCACCGCACTCGCAGGGACGCGACGTGATCGGGGTCGAGGTCCAGCGACCCTGCGCAGACGAGTCGCCACGAACGGTCGCCCAGGGTCGCCAGGGCGTCCAGCAGCTCGCGGTGACCCTTGGCTGGGACCACGGCCGCGACGCAGAGCAGCTCGCTACCGGACTCGCTACCGGTGGCCGGGATGGCCAGGTCGACCCCCGGCGCGGCCACGTGCACGCGGTCCGGGTGCAGGTCGTAGTGGTCCAGCAGCCAGCGCCTCGTCCACTCGCTGGTGGCCAGGACCGCCGCTGACGCCGTGAGGACAGCCCGTTCCCGTTCCGCGCGTTCGGGCTCGCGCGACTGCCACGACGTGGGGTGCCCCAGGGGCAGGTGCACGAGCACCACCACCCTGAGGCGCGCCGCCTCTGGCACGACGACCTCGGGTGTCCACGACGCGACGAGTCCGTCGAGCAGGACGACGGCGTCCCGTGGCAGGGCGGCGAGCCCGGCGGCGAGCGCGGCTTCGCTGCGTGCGCCGGGGTGTGGCCAGGGTCCTGGCACGAGGTGGACGCGCACCGACCAGCCGAGCCCCGAGAGCTCCGAACAGACCCTGCGGTCATAGGTGTTGCCACCGCTGGGCCGAGCAGGGTCGGTAACGGTGTCCGGGAGGACGACGTGCACGGTGGTCACAGGGTCCGCTCGTAGCTCGCCCATGCCACCGGTGACTCGGACAGGGTCACGGTGATGGCACTGACACGTCGGGCCGAGTCGCCGAGCTCACCGGCGTGGACACGGTCGGCCAGTCGGTCGGCGACCACGCGGGCCAGGACCTCGGTCGTGGTGTTCGCGCCGGCAAGGGTCGGGTCGTCGTCGAGGTTTGTGTAGGTCAGGTCGGCGAGGACCTCGTGCAGCTGGGCCCCCGCACGACCGATGTCGACGACGATGCCGTCCTCGTCGAGGCTCTCGCCGTGGAACGTCGCATCGACGACGTAGGTGGCCCCGTGCAGGGCCTGGGCCGGTCCGAAGACGTCGCCGCGGAAGCTGTGGGCGATCATCATGTGGTCCCGCACGGTCACTCTGAACACGGTCTACCCCTCGTCGTACGTGATGACGTGACAGATCGCCGGGAGGCTCCCGTCGTGGAGGCCGGCCATGACGGCCGGGAGCTCGTCGAAGGTCGAGCGACCGGTGACGAGGGCGTCGAACGCAGGGTCCCGCAGGAGCTCGACGGCCAGGGCCAGCCTGGCCGCCGGGGTGCGCCGCGAGCGTCGCGCCGGCGCCACGGACCCGACCTGGCTGGCGCGGATGCCGAGGCGACGTGAGTGGAAGGCGCCGCCGAGGGCGAGCCGCACCTCGGTGTCGCCGTACCAGCTGAGCTCGACCACCTCGCCCTCAGGGACGAGCAGGTCCAGCGACAGCTCGAGACCCTGCGACGTGGCGCTGGTGTGCAGGACCAAGTCGGCGCTGCCTCGCTCGGCTGCCTCCGGGGTGGCGAAGTCGACTCCCAGCGCCTGCGCCATGGTGGCACGCGACGGGTCGACGTCGACCAGCGTCGTGCGGACCCCGGGCACCCGGGACACGAGGCGTGCGACGCAGCACCCCACCATGCCGCCGCCCACCACCGCGACCCGGTCACCGACCAGGGGCGCGGCGTCCCAGAGGGCGTTGACCGCCGTCTCGACGGTCCCCGCCAGCACCGCGCGCTCGGGAGGTATGCCGTCCGGCACGACCGCGACGGCCTCCACCGGGACGACGTACCTGGTCTGGTGGGGGAAGAGGCAGAAGACCGTCTTGCCGAGGAGGTGCGACGGGCCCTCCTCGACGACACCCACGTTCAGGTAGCCGTACTTCACCGGCCCCGGGAAGTCGCCCTCCTGGAAGGGCGCTCGCATCGCGGCATACTGGCTCTGCGGGACGCGACCCCCGAAGACGAGGGTCTCCGTGCCGCGGCTGATCCCCGAGCACAGGGTTCGCACGAGGACCTCGCCGGGTCCACGCGCGGGAAGCGCCGAAGGCCGGATCTGGCCGACCCCGGGCTCGGCCAGCCAGAACGCGCGGGCTGCGGCGGACACGAGCCCACCCTAGCGAGCGGGCCGATGACCGGCAGGGGAGTCGTCGACGCTGGTGAACCCGGGTGCGCGATGCTCCGTCTAGAGGTCAGACGCTGCGACAGAGGGAGGTGTGGTGCGCGGGTTCCCAGCCCCGGACCTGTCGTCCGCCGCGGACCTGTCGGCCGCGCCTGCGCGACCGGGCCTCAACGTGTCTTCAGGACCTCCAGTGCGCTCACGCCCTCCTGTGCACTCCGGCCTCCCGGTTCGCAGCGCCGCCACCCAGCTGGTGCTCTTGGGCGGGCTGCTGTGGGCGGCGGAGGTGCACGGTGCCGGGGTGGTGGTCGCGCTCGCGTGCGCCGTCCTCGGATGGACGCTCCTGACGCGGGCCCTGGCCGAGCACGGTCGACGCCTGGGGCCGGCGGACCACGTCACCGTGACGCGGGGGACGCTCGCCTGCGTCGTCGCGGCGCTGACCGGAGAGTCCCTTGTCGCACCCGGGGGGCTCGCGGACCCCGGGCAGCTGACGATGCTGGTGCTGACCGCGGCCGTGGCGCTGGCACTCGATGCGGTGGATGGTGCGGTGGCCCGGCACACGCTGACGGCCACGCCGCTCGGAGCCCGGATGGACCTGGAGGTGGACGCCTTCCTCATCCTCGTCCTCAGCGTGACGGCCGCCCCGGTGATCGGCTGGTGGGTGCTGGCGATCGGCGTGTTCCGCTACGCCTTCCTGGTGGCCACCTGGGCCGCGCCCTGGCTCGCAGGTGCCGTGCCACCTCGCTACTGGCGCAAGGCCGTTGCCGCACTGCAGGGGGTCGTGCTCACCGTGGCCGCCGCCCAGGTGCTGCCGCGCGGCGTCTCCCTCGCCTGCGCGGCGCTGGCACTCGGACTCCTGGCCTGGTCGTTCGGGACGCAGGTGGCCGAGCTGTGGCCGGCCCGACGGCAGTGATCGGCCCGACGCCAGTGGCCTGCCCGACGGCAGTGCTCGGTGCCCGAGTGAGCCAGGCGTCCAGGTGGGTCCGCGTCGCTCGGCGGGCCGGCGTGGTGGCAGCCATCGGGACCGGCCTGGTCGTGTGGGCGGTGCTCGTGGCGCCGGAAGACGCCGTCGGAAAGCCTCTCGACTGGCTGCTCCGCCTGCCGCTCGAACCGGTCCTGGTGGTGGCCGTGGTCCTCGTGCTGCCCGCCCGCTGGCGAGACGCGGCGGCCCTGCTGGGCGGCGCGGTCCTCGCGATGCTGACGATCGTCAAGATCCTCGACCTCGGCTTCACCTCCGCGCTCAGCCGACCCTTCAACGTCGTGACGGACTGGACCTACCTGCGCGACGCGAGCGGTCTGGTCCACGACTCGGCGGGTGGGGCCGTCGGGACGACGGCCGTCGTCGGCGCGGTGCTGCTCGTCCTCGCCGTCCTCGGCGGCGTGCCCTGGTCCGCGCGGCTCGGGGTGCGACACCTGGGACCGTCGCTCGACCGGCACCGACGTGGCTGGACCGTTGCACTGGTAGCCCTGACGACCGGCTGGCTCGTGGCCGCCGTCGCCCACGTCCAGGTCGGCCCGGGCCTGCCGCTCGCGGCCACCCCGTCGGTCGGGCTGGTCGCCGACCACGTGGGCCAGGTGCGCGCCGCGGTGCGCGACCGAGCGGTCTTCGCGCAGACGATCGCACACGACCCGTTCGCGACCACCCCACCGGGCGACCTCGTGTCCGGGTTGCGAGGCAAGGATGTCCTCATCGTCTTCGTGGAGGCCTACGGCGAGGTGGCGGTCACCGGCACCCCGGAGTCGGCGGCCGTGTCCTCGACGCTGGACCAGGGGACGGCTCAGCTGCGGGCCGCCGGCTATACCTCACGCAGCGCCTGGCTCGACTCGCCGACCTTCGGGGGCATCAGCTGGCTGGCCCACTCCACCCTCCAGGCAGGCGTGTGGGTCGACAGCCAGCAGCGCTACGACCAGCTCGTCGGCACCGACCGGCTCACCCTCAGCGCAGCCTTCCGCCGGGCCGGTTGGCGCACGGTCGGCGACTCGCCCGCGGACCGGGGCGACTGGCCCCAGGGACGGTCCTTCTACCGTTACGACCAGCTCTACGACGCCACCAACGTGGGGTATGCCGGGCCGGCGTTCGGGTACGCGCCGATGCCGGACCAGTACACCCTCAAGGCGTTCGCCGACCGGGAGCTGTCGAGCGGGTCACGTCGTCCGGTGATGGCCGAGATCGACCTCGTCACGAGCCATCTCCCGTGGGCTCCGCTCCCGACGATGGTCGACTGGTCGTCGGTCGGAGACGGCAGGGTGTTCGGCACCATCGAGGCACACGCCCGGACCAAGGCGCAGGCTTGGAGCGACTCGCCGTCGCTGCGCGCGGCCTACGGACAGTCGATCTCCTACTCGCTCGAGAGCCTCGTGTCGTTCGTGCGATCCGTCCATGACGACAACCTCGTGCTCGTGGTGCTCGGCGACCACCAACCCGCGACGGTGGTCTCAGGGCCCGGCGCGAGCCACCGGGTGCCGATCACCCTGGTGGCCCACGACCCGGCCGTGACTCAGCGGGTCGGCGGCTGGGGCTGGCAGGACGGCCTGCGTCCCGGCCAGGGCGCGCCGACCTGGCGGATGGATGCGTTCCGCGATCGGTTCCTCACGGCGTTCAGCGCGCCCGCCACCACGGCAGTGCGATTGGATCACTGAGACTCGACCACTGACGACCGCGGTCCGCGGTCTGACGGGTCTGCCGGCAATCTTCGTCCCCGAGGAGGCCAAGACCCAGGGCCCCCGAAGGGCATCCCTCAGCGGGGCTCGTAGGCCAGCCCAGACCGGAAGGCGGTGATCACGGCCTGCACGCGATCACGCGCTGGGAGCTTCTGGAGTACCCGGGCGACATGGGTCTTGACGGTGGCCTCCCCGACGACCAACGTCCGCGCGATCTCGGCATTGGACAGCCCGTCGGCCATGAGCCGCAGGACCTCGCACTCACGTTTGCTCAGACGTGACACCGCCGAGGAATCGTCCGACGACGTCCGATGACGCGTCGCGCGATCGATCACGCGACGGGTCACCGCGGGAGCCAGCAGCGCGCCGCCGTTGGCGACGATGCGAACGGCACTGACCAGATCGTCGGCAGAGGCATCCTTGAGTAGAAAGCCACTGGCCCCGGAAGCCAGTGCGTCGTAAAGGTATGCGTCGTCGTCGAAGGTCGTCAGGATGACCACCGCGGGACCGTCAGCCGCGCCCGAGCAGATCTCGCGTGTGGCCGATAGGCCGTCCTGGATCGGCATTCGGATGTCCATGAGCACCACGTCGGGCCGGTGCCGCGCGGCAGCGGCAACCGCCTCCCGGCCATCCTTGGCATCGCCCACCACCGCCATGTCGGGCTCGGTGGACAGGATCATCCGGAAACCGGTTCGCACCATCTCCTGGTCGTCTGCGATGAGCACGCGGATGGTCACGACCCGACCTCACCCGGAAGACGGCACCACACCCTGAATCCGCCAGAGGCGGCGGGCCCGGTCTGGATCTCCCCGCCGTACGCGGCGATACGCTCGCGCATCCCCAGGAGACCGCGCCCGTCGCGGGCCACGCTTGCGCTCACCTCACCCGTGTCAGTCACGCTCACCTCGATTCCGTTGGCCTGCCAGGCGATCTCGACCCTCGCGGTGGCTGGCCGCGCATGCTTGAGACTATTCGTGAGGGCCTCCTGCACGATCCGGTATGCCGCGAGGTCGATACCGGGGTGCAGCGTGCCGGGAGTGCCCGATTGCGTCACGGTCACGGGGAGGCCCGCTGAGCGCACCTGATCGAGGAGGTGCGGTAGGTCAGCGAGTCCGGGCTGCGGCGCCCGCGGGAGGGAGTCTTCCTCGCGGAGGAGACCCAACAGGCGTCG
This region includes:
- a CDS encoding 6-carboxytetrahydropterin synthase, with amino-acid sequence MFRVTVRDHMMIAHSFRGDVFGPAQALHGATYVVDATFHGESLDEDGIVVDIGRAGAQLHEVLADLTYTNLDDDPTLAGANTTTEVLARVVADRLADRVHAGELGDSARRVSAITVTLSESPVAWASYERTL
- a CDS encoding CDP-alcohol phosphatidyltransferase → MSQASRWVRVARRAGVVAAIGTGLVVWAVLVAPEDAVGKPLDWLLRLPLEPVLVVAVVLVLPARWRDAAALLGGAVLAMLTIVKILDLGFTSALSRPFNVVTDWTYLRDASGLVHDSAGGAVGTTAVVGAVLLVLAVLGGVPWSARLGVRHLGPSLDRHRRGWTVALVALTTGWLVAAVAHVQVGPGLPLAATPSVGLVADHVGQVRAAVRDRAVFAQTIAHDPFATTPPGDLVSGLRGKDVLIVFVEAYGEVAVTGTPESAAVSSTLDQGTAQLRAAGYTSRSAWLDSPTFGGISWLAHSTLQAGVWVDSQQRYDQLVGTDRLTLSAAFRRAGWRTVGDSPADRGDWPQGRSFYRYDQLYDATNVGYAGPAFGYAPMPDQYTLKAFADRELSSGSRRPVMAEIDLVTSHLPWAPLPTMVDWSSVGDGRVFGTIEAHARTKAQAWSDSPSLRAAYGQSISYSLESLVSFVRSVHDDNLVLVVLGDHQPATVVSGPGASHRVPITLVAHDPAVTQRVGGWGWQDGLRPGQGAPTWRMDAFRDRFLTAFSAPATTAVRLDH
- a CDS encoding glycosyltransferase family 4 protein, which codes for MTTVHVVLPDTVTDPARPSGGNTYDRRVCSELSGLGWSVRVHLVPGPWPHPGARSEAALAAGLAALPRDAVVLLDGLVASWTPEVVVPEAARLRVVVLVHLPLGHPTSWQSREPERAERERAVLTASAAVLATSEWTRRWLLDHYDLHPDRVHVAAPGVDLAIPATGSESGSELLCVAAVVPAKGHRELLDALATLGDRSWRLVCAGSLDLDPDHVASLRVRCHDAEIADRVTFVGPLTGRDLDDAYAAADVLVHPSRMETYGLVATEALARGLPVIATSVGGIAEALGTAPDGTTPGLLVPPTAASEGAADVGAADGLGRALRCWLEDAGLRERLRTAATARRTTLSPWSTTATQVAAVLTRVAA
- a CDS encoding CDP-alcohol phosphatidyltransferase family protein → MRSRPPVHSGLPVRSAATQLVLLGGLLWAAEVHGAGVVVALACAVLGWTLLTRALAEHGRRLGPADHVTVTRGTLACVVAALTGESLVAPGGLADPGQLTMLVLTAAVALALDAVDGAVARHTLTATPLGARMDLEVDAFLILVLSVTAAPVIGWWVLAIGVFRYAFLVATWAAPWLAGAVPPRYWRKAVAALQGVVLTVAAAQVLPRGVSLACAALALGLLAWSFGTQVAELWPARRQ
- a CDS encoding response regulator → MTIRVLIADDQEMVRTGFRMILSTEPDMAVVGDAKDGREAVAAAARHRPDVVLMDIRMPIQDGLSATREICSGAADGPAVVILTTFDDDAYLYDALASGASGFLLKDASADDLVSAVRIVANGGALLAPAVTRRVIDRATRHRTSSDDSSAVSRLSKRECEVLRLMADGLSNAEIARTLVVGEATVKTHVARVLQKLPARDRVQAVITAFRSGLAYEPR
- a CDS encoding zinc-binding alcohol dehydrogenase, yielding MSAAARAFWLAEPGVGQIRPSALPARGPGEVLVRTLCSGISRGTETLVFGGRVPQSQYAAMRAPFQEGDFPGPVKYGYLNVGVVEEGPSHLLGKTVFCLFPHQTRYVVPVEAVAVVPDGIPPERAVLAGTVETAVNALWDAAPLVGDRVAVVGGGMVGCCVARLVSRVPGVRTTLVDVDPSRATMAQALGVDFATPEAAERGSADLVLHTSATSQGLELSLDLLVPEGEVVELSWYGDTEVRLALGGAFHSRRLGIRASQVGSVAPARRSRRTPAARLALAVELLRDPAFDALVTGRSTFDELPAVMAGLHDGSLPAICHVITYDEG